A genome region from Chengkuizengella sp. SCS-71B includes the following:
- a CDS encoding DUF2487 family protein, giving the protein MKFSEIEKNIWEEHQEYLDTCLLPFTGLTGLENPMEVTKSLEGLRDMLEYVEIPFKGRVVTYPAVHFSHEEQYLESYLKKICFNLKKQGFQYIILISNCPEIHNFNLQDFCLLLTPSESEVENVNLKEEISNKVQALWNNNNDLQ; this is encoded by the coding sequence ATGAAGTTTAGCGAAATTGAAAAAAATATATGGGAAGAACATCAAGAATATTTAGATACCTGTTTACTCCCATTTACTGGATTGACTGGTCTAGAAAATCCGATGGAGGTTACCAAGTCACTTGAAGGCTTGAGAGATATGTTAGAATACGTTGAGATTCCATTTAAAGGAAGGGTTGTAACATATCCAGCTGTACATTTCTCTCATGAAGAACAATATTTAGAATCTTATTTAAAAAAGATTTGTTTTAACCTTAAAAAGCAAGGGTTTCAGTACATTATTTTAATAAGCAATTGTCCAGAAATACATAATTTTAATCTACAGGATTTCTGTTTGTTATTAACTCCAAGTGAAAGTGAGGTAGAGAATGTAAATTTAAAGGAAGAGATTTCTAATAAAGTGCAAGCCTTATGGAATAATAACAATGATTTGCAATAA
- the dapB gene encoding 4-hydroxy-tetrahydrodipicolinate reductase — MNEETIKVAVSGASGRMGKEVVKMVLTSPELELVAAIDSKGGEDAGALVGLDPCGVKIQDDLELALVESSAQVIVDFTTPHAVMKNTKMAIKHKVRPVVGTTGLTPQDIEELDELCKKEDIGGIIAPNFAIGAILMMKFAAQAAKYMPHLEIIEYHGDQKLDAPSGTSVKTAELISESRKEFRQGNPDEKETIDGSRGGQYNGFRIHSVRLPGVFAQQEVIFGGHGQSLKIRHDSYDREGYMPGVNLAIQKVIDLNGIVYGFEHFVD, encoded by the coding sequence ATGAATGAAGAAACAATTAAAGTAGCTGTATCTGGAGCTTCCGGTAGAATGGGTAAAGAAGTTGTTAAGATGGTTTTAACTTCACCTGAGTTGGAGTTAGTTGCAGCCATTGATTCAAAAGGTGGAGAAGACGCAGGTGCTTTAGTTGGTTTAGACCCTTGTGGGGTGAAGATTCAAGATGATTTGGAATTAGCTTTAGTTGAATCCAGTGCACAAGTTATCGTAGATTTTACAACCCCTCATGCAGTTATGAAAAATACAAAAATGGCGATTAAACATAAAGTAAGACCTGTGGTGGGAACAACTGGGTTAACACCTCAGGATATCGAAGAATTGGACGAGTTATGTAAAAAAGAAGATATTGGTGGTATCATCGCTCCCAACTTTGCTATAGGTGCGATATTAATGATGAAATTTGCTGCACAAGCCGCTAAATATATGCCTCACTTAGAAATTATTGAATACCATGGTGATCAAAAGTTAGATGCACCTTCTGGAACTTCAGTTAAAACAGCGGAATTGATCTCTGAAAGCCGCAAGGAGTTCCGTCAGGGAAATCCAGATGAGAAAGAAACAATTGATGGATCACGCGGGGGACAATACAATGGATTTAGAATACATAGTGTTAGACTTCCAGGCGTATTTGCACAACAAGAAGTTATATTTGGAGGGCATGGGCAGTCTTTAAAAATTCGCCATGATTCTTATGATCGAGAAGGGTACATGCCAGGCGTTAATTTAGCTATACAAAAAGTGATTGATCTTAATGGAATTGTATATGGGTTTGAACATTTTGTAGACTAA
- a CDS encoding sporulation protein YpjB, giving the protein MYFFNRKSIFIVYMLIMVFSIILISGCAMKEPNHSAQKVLSLDEENLKQLETMNMLASEMVQKTTEKNYVEARDILLKLSKQLTEVNYDGLTSIEGLQALSDTFVIAKRNFNSVNLSEEDTLISSAKVHLVIDALSHQKEPMWLQYYSVLNSDLNELQTAASLGNKEKMNQLLKTYKQHYAFIRPAMIINRDPENIDQLDSYLTFLQNYISDNDKKENVNAVIEELKRFLKEVFYQDQSSTVSPLADQNLFSWVISIGTIIVSVLFYVGWRKYNYEKTNIFSVKK; this is encoded by the coding sequence ATGTATTTTTTTAATCGAAAATCTATTTTCATTGTGTACATGCTTATCATGGTCTTTAGCATTATATTAATAAGTGGTTGTGCAATGAAAGAACCTAATCATTCAGCGCAAAAAGTACTGAGTTTAGATGAGGAAAATTTAAAGCAATTGGAAACCATGAATATGTTAGCTAGTGAGATGGTTCAAAAAACAACGGAAAAGAATTATGTTGAAGCCAGAGATATTCTGTTGAAATTAAGTAAACAGTTAACAGAGGTAAACTATGATGGTTTAACTTCAATTGAAGGATTACAAGCGCTCTCTGATACATTTGTTATTGCAAAACGGAATTTTAATTCGGTAAACCTCTCTGAAGAAGACACGCTTATTTCTTCGGCTAAAGTACATCTAGTAATAGATGCTTTGAGCCATCAGAAAGAGCCAATGTGGTTACAATATTACAGTGTTTTGAATTCAGATTTAAACGAATTACAAACTGCAGCTTCTTTAGGAAATAAAGAAAAAATGAATCAGCTTTTAAAAACGTATAAGCAACATTATGCCTTCATTCGCCCTGCTATGATCATCAATAGAGATCCTGAAAATATAGATCAACTAGATTCATACCTGACATTTTTACAAAATTACATATCAGATAACGATAAGAAGGAAAATGTAAATGCAGTAATTGAGGAATTAAAACGATTTTTAAAAGAAGTTTTTTATCAAGACCAATCTTCAACAGTGTCCCCATTAGCTGATCAAAATCTATTTTCATGGGTAATATCGATAGGTACAATTATCGTTTCCGTATTATTTTACGTTGGTTGGAGAAAGTATAATTATGAAAAAACAAATATCTTTTCAGTAAAAAAATGA
- the bshB1 gene encoding bacillithiol biosynthesis deacetylase BshB1, with translation MNQSLDILIFGAHPDDAEIGMGGTIYKHILQGYRIGICDLTFAEMSSNGDVKTRQQEAMAANEVLKLTARTNLGLPDRGLQLNKEQIDKITIEIRKYKPKVVFAPYWIDRHPDHIMCSKMVDEAIFNAKLRNYLPEYEAWKVERNYYYFINDIQEADLLVDISSFYEQKKKALQAYRSQFQKIGSANNIVDTPLNQGYLENVEARDRLLGQKSNVSYAEGFITKSPYLVELF, from the coding sequence ATGAATCAATCATTAGACATACTTATATTTGGAGCCCATCCAGATGATGCTGAAATCGGCATGGGTGGAACGATTTATAAACATATATTACAAGGTTATCGAATAGGTATATGTGACTTGACATTTGCAGAAATGTCTTCTAATGGTGATGTAAAAACAAGACAACAGGAAGCCATGGCAGCAAATGAGGTACTAAAGTTAACTGCTCGAACCAATTTAGGCTTGCCTGATCGAGGTTTGCAGTTGAATAAGGAGCAAATTGATAAAATTACAATTGAAATCCGGAAATATAAACCAAAAGTTGTTTTTGCACCTTATTGGATTGATCGGCACCCAGACCATATTATGTGCAGTAAAATGGTTGACGAAGCTATATTCAATGCAAAACTTAGGAATTATTTACCTGAATATGAAGCTTGGAAAGTGGAGAGAAACTATTATTATTTTATTAACGATATTCAAGAAGCTGACTTATTGGTAGATATCTCTTCTTTTTATGAGCAAAAAAAGAAAGCATTACAAGCATATCGTTCACAATTTCAGAAAATTGGTTCTGCCAACAATATAGTTGATACACCATTAAATCAAGGTTATTTGGAAAACGTAGAGGCAAGAGATCGATTATTAGGTCAAAAAAGCAATGTATCATATGCTGAAGGTTTTATTACGAAATCTCCTTATCTAGTTGAATTGTTCTAA
- a CDS encoding nucleotide pyrophosphohydrolase translates to MSDKTLSQLQQEVDDYISQFKEGYFSPLSMLARISEEVGELAREVNHTFGEKPKKPSEEDNSIEMELADILFIIICFANSQGINLTDAFNQVMNKFQTRDKDRWTKIK, encoded by the coding sequence ATGTCTGACAAAACCTTAAGTCAACTTCAACAAGAAGTGGATGATTACATATCACAGTTTAAAGAAGGATATTTCAGTCCATTATCCATGCTTGCTAGAATATCTGAAGAAGTTGGCGAATTAGCTAGAGAAGTCAATCATACATTTGGTGAAAAACCAAAAAAACCTTCAGAAGAAGATAATTCGATTGAAATGGAATTGGCTGATATTTTATTTATAATCATTTGTTTTGCTAACTCTCAAGGGATTAATTTAACAGATGCTTTTAACCAAGTTATGAATAAATTTCAAACTCGAGATAAGGACAGATGGACCAAAATTAAGTAA
- the mgsA gene encoding methylglyoxal synthase yields the protein MKIAFIAHDRKKEEIVNFAIAYEKTFLLHELYSTGTTGKKIMENTDLKIHRFMSGPLGGDQQIGAMVARNEMDLIIFLRDPLMAQPHEPDIIALLRLCDVQGIPLATNVATAEILVKALERGDFAWRELVHKYKPGDSE from the coding sequence ATGAAAATCGCTTTTATTGCACACGATAGAAAAAAAGAAGAAATTGTTAATTTTGCAATTGCTTACGAAAAAACTTTCTTACTTCATGAGCTTTATTCAACAGGTACAACAGGTAAAAAAATCATGGAAAATACTGATTTGAAAATTCATCGTTTCATGTCAGGTCCTTTAGGCGGGGATCAACAAATTGGTGCCATGGTGGCTAGAAATGAGATGGATTTAATTATATTTTTACGTGACCCGTTAATGGCACAGCCCCATGAACCTGACATTATTGCATTATTAAGATTATGTGATGTTCAGGGTATTCCTCTTGCTACAAATGTTGCTACTGCAGAAATATTAGTGAAAGCACTTGAACGTGGTGATTTTGCATGGAGAGAATTAGTTCATAAATATAAGCCAGGTGATTCAGAATGA
- a CDS encoding tetratricopeptide repeat protein — protein MNGEQKIKKAYESILNSDFEQAIIWFEEAIEQEPNNAIYHYKLSITFARSNKLIKALEHAEKASLLDCDNDEFLFHYEHLKAKELIKHAEAYFDQEEDQLHLAVILLKEATVLDPLSVEAWLLMGIAYAQLEEYSQAIQTLKEVLNLDPNHEIAKELLKQYKMMFKIYLQSYK, from the coding sequence ATGAATGGAGAGCAAAAAATAAAAAAAGCCTATGAATCCATATTAAATAGTGATTTTGAACAAGCCATTATATGGTTTGAAGAAGCTATTGAACAAGAGCCTAACAATGCTATATATCATTATAAGTTATCTATTACTTTTGCAAGAAGTAATAAATTAATTAAAGCTTTAGAACACGCAGAAAAAGCTTCTTTATTAGACTGCGACAATGATGAATTTTTGTTTCATTATGAACACTTAAAAGCGAAGGAACTTATTAAACATGCAGAAGCTTACTTTGATCAAGAAGAAGATCAACTGCACCTGGCAGTCATATTATTAAAGGAAGCAACGGTTTTGGATCCATTATCTGTTGAAGCTTGGTTATTAATGGGTATAGCTTATGCTCAACTAGAAGAATATAGTCAAGCTATTCAAACATTAAAAGAAGTTTTGAATCTAGATCCAAATCATGAAATTGCAAAAGAGCTTTTAAAGCAATATAAAATGATGTTTAAAATTTATTTACAATCGTATAAATGA
- a CDS encoding ubiquinol-cytochrome c reductase iron-sulfur subunit codes for MQDHKKETKSHGKPVKRREMSRRQFLSYTLGGTGGFMMSLPLIANLRFAVDPLLQPKAESDWVKVIEVEKVTDTPTSVNFEKNVVDGWYESDKGFGAWITKDTNGDVFALSPICKHLGCTVEWEKNVNYPNEYFCPCHAARYTRDGKNLAVAPAPLDEYDVKIENGFVYLSQIKPNTRVE; via the coding sequence GTGCAAGATCATAAAAAAGAGACAAAATCACATGGGAAACCAGTCAAAAGACGTGAAATGTCTCGTCGACAATTCCTTTCCTATACCCTCGGGGGCACAGGTGGATTCATGATGAGTTTACCTTTGATAGCTAATTTGAGATTTGCAGTAGATCCGCTATTGCAACCAAAAGCTGAATCAGATTGGGTTAAGGTTATTGAAGTAGAAAAAGTTACCGATACTCCAACGTCGGTCAATTTTGAAAAAAATGTTGTTGATGGTTGGTATGAGTCAGATAAGGGTTTTGGAGCATGGATTACTAAAGATACGAATGGTGATGTATTTGCTTTATCACCGATTTGTAAACATTTAGGTTGTACCGTTGAATGGGAAAAAAATGTGAATTATCCAAATGAATATTTTTGCCCATGTCATGCAGCCCGTTATACGAGAGACGGTAAGAACTTAGCCGTTGCACCTGCACCTTTAGATGAGTATGATGTGAAAATTGAAAATGGTTTTGTTTATTTAAGTCAAATCAAACCGAATACGAGGGTAGAATAA
- a CDS encoding IDEAL domain-containing protein encodes MGNMSIIYEALLDLHAEVVIKESIRKFREVNLYKEIDDALQNGDEDLFIKLTNELKTINESSA; translated from the coding sequence ATGGGAAACATGAGTATTATTTATGAGGCTTTGTTAGATCTCCATGCAGAAGTGGTCATTAAAGAATCTATAAGAAAATTCCGTGAAGTAAACTTATATAAAGAAATAGACGATGCGTTACAAAACGGAGACGAAGATTTATTTATTAAATTGACAAACGAACTAAAAACAATAAACGAATCATCTGCATAA
- a CDS encoding RNA polymerase sigma factor, whose translation MTDSQLIRDIKDGDTQLYSILIKRYERKIYSFIYNMLKSSGLESSSEDLCQDTFYKAYRSLSTFREVEASFSTWLYTIARNTVLSELRKHKSTKVSIDDESGYIPLAAFDTMPEQSILRNEKVSLVREAINNLPEKQRSALILREYNQLDYQEIANILGQTISSVKSLLFRARVSVKNQLEPYFHEPKYEEYEGMK comes from the coding sequence GTGACTGATTCCCAGTTGATCAGAGATATAAAAGATGGAGATACACAACTATACTCAATACTAATTAAGCGTTATGAGCGTAAAATTTATTCATTTATTTACAATATGTTGAAGAGCTCGGGTTTGGAGAGCTCATCTGAAGATTTATGTCAGGATACGTTTTATAAAGCATATCGCAGTTTGAGTACATTTAGGGAAGTAGAGGCTTCTTTTTCTACTTGGTTGTATACTATTGCTAGAAATACTGTTTTAAGTGAACTACGTAAACATAAAAGCACCAAGGTATCTATTGATGATGAAAGTGGATATATCCCATTAGCAGCTTTTGATACGATGCCTGAGCAATCCATTCTTAGGAATGAAAAAGTTTCCTTGGTAAGAGAAGCAATAAATAATTTGCCAGAGAAACAGAGATCTGCACTTATACTAAGAGAATATAATCAACTAGACTATCAGGAAATTGCAAACATATTAGGTCAAACAATTAGTTCAGTAAAATCGTTGTTGTTTAGAGCTAGGGTTAGTGTGAAAAATCAATTGGAACCATACTTTCATGAACCTAAATATGAGGAGTATGAGGGGATGAAATAA
- the qcrB gene encoding menaquinol-cytochrome c reductase cytochrome b subunit — protein MLKSIYNWIDERLDITPMWRDVADHEVPEHVNPAHHFSAFVYCFGGLTFFITVIQILSGMFLTMYYVDDIVNAYKSVDYLQHKVAFGVIVRGMHHWGASLVIVMMFLHTLRVFFTGSYKAPREMNWLVGMSIFFVMLGLGFTGYLLPWDNKAYFATQVGIQIAASVPILGQYIETFLQGGEIVGAQTLTRFFALHVFFLPGALLALLGGHFFMIRKQGISGPL, from the coding sequence ATGTTAAAAAGTATATATAATTGGATTGATGAACGTCTTGATATCACGCCAATGTGGAGAGATGTTGCAGATCATGAGGTTCCTGAGCATGTGAACCCAGCTCATCACTTTTCTGCATTCGTATACTGCTTTGGTGGACTGACGTTTTTCATTACTGTAATTCAGATTTTATCAGGAATGTTTTTAACGATGTATTATGTAGACGATATCGTAAATGCATATAAAAGTGTAGATTATTTACAGCATAAGGTTGCATTTGGTGTTATCGTGCGTGGCATGCATCATTGGGGTGCAAGTTTAGTTATTGTAATGATGTTTTTACATACGTTACGTGTATTTTTCACAGGTTCCTATAAAGCGCCTAGAGAAATGAATTGGCTTGTAGGGATGTCAATTTTCTTTGTGATGTTAGGACTAGGTTTCACAGGATATTTATTACCTTGGGACAATAAAGCCTATTTTGCAACACAGGTAGGAATTCAAATTGCTGCTTCAGTTCCTATCCTTGGACAATATATTGAAACTTTCTTACAAGGTGGGGAAATCGTTGGAGCTCAAACTTTAACAAGGTTCTTCGCATTACACGTGTTCTTCTTACCAGGCGCTTTATTAGCATTACTTGGTGGACATTTCTTCATGATACGTAAACAAGGAATATCTGGTCCTCTTTAA
- a CDS encoding prephenate dehydrogenase has product MTKITIFGVGLIGGSLALCFKGKPNIKVVGHSNNPKSVQKYLEKEVVDEATTSIEEAALESDFIFLCVPVGLLEDYLIKLSKLPLKNNCIITDVGSTKESITSCARSISLPNGYFIGGHPMAGSERSGVDAASSYLFENAFYVLTPDPEIPDHIYQKLEDLLTYTKSQIIKVDASTHDDIVGAISHLPHIIAVSLVNQISKYNEQNDLYERLAAGGFKDLTRIASGDPVIWRDILLNNKNILLHLLNDWQKEISKFADLLKMDDGQGVEDQFKFASDFRSKLPERRKGVITSLFDVYVDIPDHPGLIGHITSELGNRKISLKNIEIIESRGEVPGILRLSFRDEDDLENAVQTLKELSYSVHF; this is encoded by the coding sequence ATGACTAAGATTACAATTTTCGGGGTAGGTTTAATCGGAGGGTCACTTGCTTTATGTTTTAAGGGTAAACCGAACATAAAAGTAGTAGGTCATTCAAACAATCCTAAATCCGTGCAAAAATATTTAGAAAAAGAAGTCGTTGATGAGGCGACTACATCAATTGAAGAAGCAGCACTGGAATCAGATTTTATCTTTCTTTGTGTGCCAGTAGGTTTGTTAGAGGATTATTTGATAAAATTAAGCAAACTTCCTTTAAAAAACAACTGCATCATCACAGATGTAGGCAGTACTAAAGAGTCCATTACATCTTGTGCTAGATCAATTTCGCTGCCAAATGGTTATTTTATCGGCGGGCATCCGATGGCAGGTTCAGAGCGATCAGGAGTTGACGCTGCGTCCTCATATTTGTTTGAGAATGCATTTTATGTGCTTACACCTGATCCTGAAATCCCTGATCATATTTATCAAAAACTAGAGGATTTATTAACCTATACAAAATCACAAATTATTAAAGTAGATGCTTCCACACACGATGATATTGTTGGGGCAATCAGTCACTTGCCGCATATTATTGCAGTTTCTTTGGTTAATCAAATTTCAAAGTACAATGAACAGAATGATTTGTATGAACGATTGGCTGCTGGAGGATTTAAAGACCTTACGCGTATTGCTTCAGGTGATCCTGTAATTTGGAGAGATATTTTATTAAATAATAAAAATATCTTATTACACCTCTTGAATGATTGGCAAAAGGAGATTTCAAAATTTGCTGATTTATTAAAAATGGATGATGGGCAAGGTGTTGAAGATCAATTTAAATTTGCAAGTGATTTTCGCAGTAAACTTCCTGAACGTAGAAAAGGAGTTATCACATCACTTTTTGACGTCTATGTTGACATACCCGATCATCCTGGATTGATTGGACATATTACATCTGAATTAGGTAATCGTAAAATTAGCCTGAAAAATATTGAAATAATCGAAAGTCGCGGAGAAGTACCAGGTATTTTGAGACTATCATTTAGAGATGAAGATGATTTGGAAAATGCAGTGCAAACATTGAAAGAATTATCTTACTCAGTACATTTTTAA
- a CDS encoding c-type cytochrome — MAHDHNSKEKVVYVGDSRVKKYKKNNVPLDYSAYPGNSEAFVPNFLLKEWMVGSVFLVGFMILTMSHPSPLGYPADPTKTDFVPIPDWYFLFLYQLLKYPYTSDAFVVLGTLVLPGLLFGGLMFAPFLDTGKERRWYKRPIASSLMFLSLFAVVFLTMVSWQGYQHELEELNIIPEHLVRAELLESGEEVPGGKEEEPVAIVNKESEGYDLYQKSSCISCHAADLNGTVGPSLRGIGDKYSKEEINDIIYNGFGNRMGEQVSMNPEFTDADFDTLAGWLAEQKAPAGEEAPEEVAETH; from the coding sequence GTGGCTCATGATCATAATTCGAAAGAAAAAGTAGTTTATGTTGGGGATTCAAGAGTAAAGAAGTATAAGAAAAATAATGTTCCTCTTGATTATTCCGCTTACCCTGGAAATTCAGAGGCATTTGTACCCAATTTTTTATTAAAAGAATGGATGGTTGGTTCCGTTTTTTTAGTGGGTTTTATGATTCTTACTATGTCTCACCCTTCTCCGCTCGGTTATCCAGCGGATCCGACTAAAACAGATTTTGTTCCTATTCCAGACTGGTACTTTTTATTTTTGTATCAGTTGCTAAAATATCCATATACATCAGATGCATTTGTTGTTTTAGGTACACTTGTATTACCAGGTCTATTGTTTGGTGGATTAATGTTTGCTCCATTTTTAGATACTGGAAAGGAAAGACGTTGGTATAAACGTCCAATTGCAAGTTCTTTAATGTTTTTAAGTTTGTTTGCTGTTGTATTTTTAACAATGGTTTCATGGCAAGGTTATCAGCATGAATTGGAAGAATTGAATATTATCCCAGAGCATCTTGTTAGAGCAGAATTGTTAGAATCTGGTGAAGAAGTGCCAGGTGGTAAGGAAGAAGAACCTGTTGCTATCGTTAATAAGGAAAGTGAAGGATATGATCTTTATCAGAAATCTTCATGTATCTCTTGTCATGCAGCTGATTTAAATGGAACTGTTGGTCCGTCGCTTAGAGGTATCGGTGATAAATATTCAAAAGAAGAAATTAATGATATTATTTATAATGGTTTTGGAAACCGAATGGGTGAGCAAGTATCAATGAATCCAGAATTTACGGATGCTGATTTTGATACTCTTGCTGGTTGGTTAGCAGAACAAAAGGCACCAGCTGGTGAAGAAGCTCCAGAGGAAGTTGCAGAAACTCACTAA
- a CDS encoding YitT family protein yields the protein MNWSKMNYSIKQLFFIMAGTAIYAFGLNILVIPNELMEGGVTGLALLLNYAFDLPPSYMTLIINIPLFYVGWRLFGKQSMILTIFGTVSLSVFLWLMEFSINNHWIEPFQNNDYFLTTLYAGVASGVGLGLVFRYGGTTGGADIVARAGHKLKGWSIGKVLLAIDFVIIGISIFYIEKEKILYTLVVVFIAARIIDFIQEGAYSAKAFTIMSEKSEEITAMISNEFDRGLTLFMTKGAYSKKHREAVYCVVSRREIRRMTIMIKSVDPKAFIIIGDVHDVLGEGFKEGEV from the coding sequence ATGAATTGGAGCAAAATGAACTATTCGATTAAACAATTATTCTTCATTATGGCAGGTACAGCAATTTACGCATTTGGACTTAATATTTTAGTTATCCCAAACGAGTTAATGGAAGGTGGAGTGACAGGGCTTGCCTTACTTTTAAATTATGCTTTTGATCTCCCGCCTTCATACATGACCTTAATTATAAATATCCCATTATTTTATGTGGGATGGAGATTGTTTGGAAAACAGTCCATGATTTTAACGATATTTGGAACGGTTTCTCTTTCTGTATTTTTATGGCTCATGGAATTCAGCATTAACAATCATTGGATAGAACCATTTCAAAACAATGATTATTTCTTAACTACTCTCTATGCTGGAGTAGCTAGTGGTGTTGGGCTCGGTCTTGTATTTCGATACGGAGGCACAACAGGAGGGGCAGATATTGTAGCCAGAGCAGGGCACAAGTTAAAGGGATGGAGTATAGGTAAAGTTTTATTAGCTATTGATTTCGTTATTATCGGCATCTCTATATTTTACATCGAAAAAGAAAAGATTTTATACACACTTGTTGTTGTGTTTATCGCTGCAAGAATTATAGATTTTATTCAAGAAGGTGCATATTCTGCTAAAGCATTTACAATCATGTCTGAAAAATCAGAGGAAATAACAGCAATGATTTCAAATGAATTCGATCGTGGGTTAACTTTATTTATGACAAAAGGAGCCTATTCAAAAAAACATAGAGAAGCTGTTTATTGTGTTGTGAGCAGACGTGAAATTAGAAGAATGACAATTATGATAAAATCCGTTGATCCAAAAGCTTTTATCATTATTGGTGACGTTCATGATGTGTTAGGAGAAGGTTTTAAAGAGGGAGAGGTATAA
- a CDS encoding DUF1405 domain-containing protein — MSFSFFWSRSFLLNRHLLWLLFFTNFLGTIYGYYWYKNQLIYTMNEYSNWFLFVVPDSPTASLFFTISILYLLVDEYTNSKKRGLLRGIIEVFGVITSVKYGIWAVVMIFAAASQGDVMVWQDWMLTVSHLGMALEALLFMRFFAFKLIHIVPVGIWALFNDVVDYKYDVFPWLPTELRDDLLVIQIFTILLSILSIFAAYIGFKHRVNDRK; from the coding sequence TTGTCTTTTTCATTTTTTTGGAGCAGATCATTTTTGTTAAATCGTCATTTGTTGTGGTTATTGTTCTTCACTAATTTTTTAGGAACCATTTATGGCTATTACTGGTATAAAAATCAACTTATATATACGATGAATGAGTATTCTAACTGGTTTTTATTTGTAGTTCCAGATAGCCCAACAGCAAGTTTGTTTTTTACTATATCCATTTTATATTTATTGGTTGATGAATATACAAATTCTAAAAAACGTGGGCTCCTTCGTGGGATTATTGAAGTTTTTGGTGTAATTACTTCAGTGAAATATGGAATTTGGGCTGTTGTTATGATATTTGCAGCTGCATCACAAGGGGATGTCATGGTTTGGCAAGACTGGATGCTAACGGTCTCCCATCTAGGTATGGCATTAGAAGCTCTCTTGTTTATGCGTTTTTTTGCTTTTAAACTAATACATATAGTTCCGGTAGGTATTTGGGCTTTATTTAATGATGTTGTTGATTATAAATATGACGTCTTTCCATGGCTTCCTACTGAGTTGAGAGATGATTTATTAGTAATTCAAATTTTTACTATTCTTCTAAGCATTCTGAGTATTTTTGCAGCTTATATAGGGTTTAAGCATAGGGTTAATGATCGGAAATAA
- a CDS encoding histidine phosphatase family protein encodes MTTIGLIRHGVTDWNQQRIIQGHMDISLNDEGKEQAAALGERLVEHQWDIILCSDLIRAKETASIIAKRLNLEISSYDERLRERYLGALEGLSYEDRIKKYGEDWHAIHHNPELKIEKDEHLKNRGLQVIKDVQKLYGNRRVLIVSHGGLINQLLRELLDDFDSKIHNTSITILENKKDQWKSIVLNCTKHL; translated from the coding sequence ATGACAACTATTGGATTAATAAGACATGGTGTAACAGATTGGAATCAACAACGTATCATTCAAGGACATATGGATATTTCTTTAAATGATGAAGGAAAAGAACAAGCAGCTGCACTTGGAGAACGTTTGGTTGAGCACCAATGGGATATTATTTTGTGTAGTGATTTAATAAGGGCAAAAGAGACGGCATCCATTATAGCAAAGAGACTTAATCTAGAAATATCATCCTACGATGAAAGGTTAAGAGAGAGATACTTAGGAGCATTAGAAGGGTTATCCTATGAAGATAGAATTAAAAAGTATGGGGAAGATTGGCATGCAATCCATCATAATCCAGAATTGAAAATTGAAAAAGATGAGCATCTAAAAAATAGAGGTTTGCAGGTGATAAAGGATGTTCAGAAATTATATGGCAATAGGAGGGTTCTAATTGTAAGTCATGGTGGTTTAATAAATCAACTCTTAAGAGAACTGCTTGATGATTTTGATTCTAAAATCCATAATACTTCAATTACCATTTTAGAAAACAAGAAGGATCAATGGAAGTCTATTGTGTTGAATTGTACAAAACATCTCTAA